From Montipora foliosa isolate CH-2021 chromosome 6, ASM3666993v2, whole genome shotgun sequence, a single genomic window includes:
- the LOC138005745 gene encoding uncharacterized protein yields the protein MATAVNTLKESIEEKKFVNGEDEESVQEWVSGIEESSCESSADECMRELTRQIEQIDRNLKHATALYEHKREIELEREKLRQKQEAVERAHAEELELEKKKMELKQAETEPPEITAMASNVVKMPKLVITKVDGTPQDWVRFWGQFETQIDKSSTPEVTKFSYLKELVDLKVRNLIDGLPFTLEGYNKAKDLLVRRYGKTSEVVGTYVRNILELATVRERNIKKIHEFYEILLFNVESLQTMQSINKQDAACTFHI from the coding sequence ATGGCGACAGCAGtgaacacgttaaaggaatcaATAGAGGAGAAAAAGTTCGTAAATGGCGAGGACGAAGAGTCAGTTCAAGAATGGGTTAGCGGAATTGAAGAATCAAGTTGTGAATCAAGCGCGGATGAATGTATGCGTGAATTGACACGCCAGATTGAGCAGATCGACCGCAATTTGAAGCACGCAACTGCTCTTTACGAGCACAAACGAGAAATCGAATTGGAGAGAGAAAAACTGAGACAGAAGCAAGAAGCTGTTGAGCGTGCACATGCAGAGGAGTTAGAacttgaaaagaagaaaatggaGTTGAAACAAGCTGAAACAGAACCACCGGAAATTACAGCGATGGCTAGCAACGTGGTAAAAATGCCGAAGCTAGTAATCACAAAGGTTGATGGCACACCACAAGACTGGGTGCGGTTTTGGGGACAGTTCGAAACACAAATTGACAAGTCCTCTACCCCTGAAGTTACTAAATTCTCATACTTGAAAGAATTGGTGGATTTGAAGGTGAGGAACCTTATCGATGGCCTTCCGTTTACCCTCGAAGGTTATAATAAGGCTAAAGATCTACTCGTAAGACGATATGGAAAAACCAGCGAAGTTGTGGGAACCTACGTAAGGAATATACTAGAACTCGCTACTGTCAGAGAAAGGAATATCAAgaaaattcacgaattttacGAGATACTACTTTTCAATGTTGAGTCGCTGCAAACAATGCAGAGCATAAACAAACAGGACGCCGCATGTACGTTTCACATTTGA